The genomic region CGGACCTCTGGCCGGCCCGGAAGTAGCCGGTAGCGTCGAACTGGGCTGCCCGTTGAGGGCGGCGGAGAGGGAGGGGTGCCATGAGCGGTTCAGAACCTGTCGACAACCCCCTGGTCGACGAGGCGCGCAAGCTCGCCTCGGCCCTGACCGATCAGGCCCAGCAGGCCTTCGGCCGTTTCCGGGAGCAGAACCCGGAGGTGTTCGGGCACCTCGCGGCGGCAGGCAACGAGCTGCTGTCCGCCTACCGCGCGGCCATAGCGGGGCATGAACGCCGCTGGTCGGCGCCCGAGCGTGCGGAGTCGGAGCAGATCGACCTGGACGACTGAACGAGCGTTCAATCGGTTCCACGCAGCCCTTCAAGTCGT from Kitasatospora azatica KCTC 9699 harbors:
- a CDS encoding DUF5304 family protein, with protein sequence MSGSEPVDNPLVDEARKLASALTDQAQQAFGRFREQNPEVFGHLAAAGNELLSAYRAAIAGHERRWSAPERAESEQIDLDD